TCGATGTGATGCCTTTTTAGTATTTGTCTTATTTGTGCCTCTTGTGAAGTCTTATCACCGTTTTTAATTGGCAGACAGTGAAAGGGTACACGAAACTGATCCGCAACTGATTCAAGGTCGGGATGATTGCTTATGATCACTGGAATTTCGCAGTCCATCTCATTTTCTTTCCATCTCAGAAGCAAATCGTAAAGACAGTGAGATGTTTTAGAAACCAGTATCGCCATCTTCTGCACTGCATCAGAGTAATGTACTGACCATTGCAGCCCGAAATGGTTTCCGAATTCATCAAACTCCTTCTCCAGCTGTTTCCTGGTAATCGTAAGGTCGTTGAGTACAACCTGCAGACGCATATAATAATGGCCGTTCAGTAGATCAGTATACTGCTGGCAACTCAGAATGTTAAAGTCTCTCTCATAAAAAAAGCTGCTTATCGAGGCCACAAGCCCCTTTTTGTCAGGGCATTGTATCAAAAAAGTAATGGTATGCCCGTTTCTTCCTGTTCCCATCTTAACTCTGTTTTTTTCTTTAGGAATTGCATACAAGCTATTAAAAACAAGTACCGTACAAAATTAAGGGTTGCTAATGCAATGGGGGAGACGGAAGACGGAATTTCAATGATCCAATCACAAATTCCAATCAATACCCCTAATCAGATTTTTCTCGCACAAGGGGGATCCCTGCGTGGCAGAGTTGCGCCACATAGTGATTTTTTCAGAGCTGAGTATCCTTCTGAGTTGTCCTTATTTTGTTAAAGGGAACGCTTGAAATTTCCCTCTGGAGAGGGGAAACGTGCAGTGAGCGTTTAGCGAACCAACGAGGGGTGTGTTCGGGTTTTGATACAAATCATGAATGTTTTTTGGTGTACAGGCTTCACGAAACACAACCCTAAATCCCCTCTCCAGAGGGGACTTTTCACTTTTGCCTTCTGCCCTCTGCCTTCTCCCTCAATTATCTTTCTCAGGATCGAGTGCTTCATCAATCATATCAGGTTCTTCAGATGTGCTTTCCGTTTGGGTACCGGATTCGTCTTCATCCAGCGGCATGATTTTTTTATGGAAAACCAGGAGGATGATAATTGATGTGCTGATGGCGATGTCGGCCACGTTGAATATGTAGGGAAAAACCGCCCAGTCGCCGATGGTTTTAGTGAAATGGATAAAATCGACCACATGGCCCTCCAAAACGCCCCCATACCCAAAGTAAAGGCCCATTAAGATGCGGTCTGTGATATTTCCCAATGCCCCGCCGACGATAAGTCCCATACAGGTGAGATAGCCCAGGTTGGCTTTATCCAGTGTAAACAAGATGTAGGTGACAATTCCAATAGTGGCTAATATGGCCACCACACTGATTACAGGTGTGGAAAGCCAGTCCATTCCCAGTGCCATACCAGGGTTTTTGGTGAAATTGAATGCAAGCCACCCTTCAATGATCTCCTTATTCTGAAGATCCGGTGAATTCAGTATTATCCTTTTGGTGACCTGGTCTGCAATGAGAACCAGAACGGCAGGAGTAAACAGAAAAAGGTATTTTTTTGCTCGCAGCGACAATATGGTAGACCTATCCTTGTGCCTGATGATTTTCAGTTATGGCAGATGCGACCATTACCGCCGTTTCAGCTTTGCTTCAATACTGAGCTGTGTATGGGGAACGGCTTCGAGTCTGCCCTTTGCAATCTTCTTGCCGGTAACTTTGCAAACACCATAGGTTTTGTTGTCGATGCGTTTCAGGGCATCGTCCAGATAGCGGACAAACTTTTTGGTTCGGTTAAAGAGCATATAGGTTTTTTCACGCTCCTGGGCATCGGTTCCGGCATCTGCCATATGGAAGGAGTAGGCCGACTCATCCGAAGCATTTTCCATGCTTTCCCGCAACAGATTTTGCAGTGTATTGAGCTCCTGTTCGGCCTCATCTCTCTTTTTCAGAATGATTTTCCTGAAATATTCCAGTTCCTCATCGTTGTAGGGTGAAATTCTTTCCGGGTTTTTGGAATCTTTTGAAGATGCCATAATGCTGGTAATTATTTGTTAGTTGTTCTTCGTATTGATATTTCGCATTCGGACCCTTCTATATCCCAGGTCTTCACAAAATCGGATACATCAAGCAGCGCCGAACTGATCTCTTCAGCCAGGGTCTCCGACTTAATGGTATCCATGGCATAACGTACTGCTTCGGATAGTTTATCGGACCCTTCAAATCCGATTACAATCCTGTCTGTAACATCAAAGTCCGCCTCCTTGCGCATATTCTGAACTCTGTTGATGAATTCGCGCGAGAGTCCTTCTTTCAGCAAATCGGGCGTGAGTTCGGTATCCACAGCTACCGTGATACCGTCCATCGCCTCCACCGACCAGCCTTCAAGGCCGGTTCGCTGAATCTCAAGTTCATCGGATGACAGCCGAACCGTTTCACCGTCCTCAATTGTCAGTTCGATCGATCCCTGATTTTCAAAACGGGTGATTTCTTCCGTTGTCAGCTGATTTATACTGGAAGATACGGCTTTCATTTGTTTTCCGAGACGTTTTCCTAATAAAGGATAGTTCGGCTTTGCGGATTTATTCACAATACCGGAATCATCATCTACAAATTCGATCTTTTTAACGTTTACTTCGTCCAGAATAATATCCTTAACCGCTTCAACGACCAGCCTTTCATCCTCATCCATAGGGAGGATAATTCTGGAGAGCGGCTGACGAACGTTTACATCGATCTGGTTTCGCACCCGAAGCACCAGGGAGCTGACTGTCCGGGCTACCTCCATTCTGTGCTCCAGCTGTCGGTCAATTGCCGTTTCTTCGACGGTGGGATAGAACGAGAGGTGAACAGAGTCTTCGTCCTGTCCCGTTACCTCGTTCAATTTCTTGTAGAGCCATTCGCCAAGGTAGGGAGCGATGGGGCTTATAAGCTTCGCCAGGTTCACCAGACACTCATAAAGTGTCTGGTAAGCAGCCGTTTTGTCCAGGCTTTTCCCCTCTTTCCAGAATCGACGCCTGTTTCGGCGAACATACCAGTTACTCAGCTCTTCAACGAACATCTCCACTTCGCGCGCGGCTTTTGTAGGCTCGTACTCTTCCAGATACTCATCCACCTGTTTCACCGTGGTGTTAAGGCGGGATATAATCCAGCGGTCCATTTCGGTCCGCTCCGTTTTTGGAAGAGGGGATCCGGAGTACGTAAAGCCGTCAATATTGGCGTACATCGCAAAGAAAGAGTAGGTATTTACGATGGTGTTGAAAAACTTGCGCTGTGTTTCCTGAAGGCCTTCTTCACTGAACTTAAGGTTCTCCCAGGGTGATGAGTTGCTCATCATATACCAGCGTACCGTATCCGCACCGAATTTCTGAATCACCTCGAACGGATCCACGCTGTTGCCCTTCGACTTGCTCATTTTCTCACCTTTCGCATCCAGAACCAGCCCGTTTGATACCACATTTTTATATGCGGGCTTATCAAAAAGCATGGTTGCGAGTGCGTGAAGCGTGTAGAACCAGCCGCGGGTCTGATCTACCCCTTCTGCGATGAAATCGGCCGGGAAATTTTCCTTGAACTTATCTTTGTTTTCAAACGGATAGTGCCACTGCGACCACGGCATCGCACCGGAATCAAACCAAACGTCCAGAAGATCAGGAATGCGTCGCATGGTGCCGCCTTTCGGGCATTTCCATGTAAATTCGTCAATATGGGGCCGATGGAGGTCGATCTCCACATCTTCCGAAATACCCGCTTTTCTGCGGAGTTCTTCCACGCTGCCGATGCACTCCACATAATCGGGATCCAAATCGCTCACCCATATCGGAATCGGTGTACCCCAGTAACGCTGCCTGGAAACCGCCCAGTCCACATTGTTTTCAAGCCAGGTACCGAATCGACCCGTACCGGTACTTGCGGGCTTCCAGTTGATGTTGCTGTTCAGCTTAACCATCTTATCCTTTACATCCGTGGTACGGATAAACCACGACTCCACCGGGTATGACATCAGTGGTGTTCCTTTCCGCCAGTCGAACGGATAGTTGTGGAGGTAGGTCTCGTGATGGTACATCAGTCCTTTCTCCTTGATGGCTCGTGCAATCTCCTTGTCGGCTTCCTTGAACCACTGCCCTTCATATTCGGGAACCTGACCGGTAAAGCGGCCCTCTTCGTCAATCGGATTGAACATGGGAATGCCCGCCTTTTTGCCGGATTCGTAGTCATCTGCACCAAATGCAGGGGCTGTATGAACCACTCCCGTACCGTCTTCGGTCGTTACGTAGTCAGCTTCGATCACCCTCCAGGCACTCTCTTTGGGATGTTCTTTGAGGGCATAGTCAAAAACCGGCTTATAGACCCAGCCAATAAGGTCTTTGCCTGAATAGGTTTCCACAATCTCATAATCATGATTAATTGCGTCTTCAAGGCATTTCTTGGCCAGTATATAGTATTCGGTAATGTCGCCTTCACTCACCCGGATTTTTACATACTCCAGTTTCGGGTTCACGGTGAGAGCCATGTTTGAGATAATGGTCCAGGGTGTGGTTGTCCAGGCAAGAAAAAAGACGTTTTCATCCGCATCCAGGGGGAATTTCACATAAATGGATGGGTCCTGTGTCTCCTTGTAACCCAGGCTTACCTCATGAGATGAAAGCACCGTTCCGCTTCCAGGTGAGTACCATTGTATCTTGTATCCCTTATAAACCAGGCCTTTCTCGTAGAGTTGTTTGAAGGCCCACCAAACCGACTCAATATAATCGTTTTCGAATGTTACATAGGGATCCTCAAGATCCACCCAATATCCCATCCGCTGAGTGAGATCGTCCCATAAATCCTTGTATTTAAGCACGCTTTCACGGCAGCGGGCATTGTATTCAGCCATGCCGTACTCCTCTACCTGAGAACGGCCTTCAAGTCCAAGTTCTTTTTCCACTTCAATTTCAACCGGCAGACCGTGTGTGTCCCAGCCGCCCTTTCGCTCCACCCGGAAACCTTTGAGGGTCTTGTAGCGGCAAAAAAGATCTTTTACCGTACGGGCCATCACATGGTGGATGCCGGGTTTCCCGTTGGCGGTTGGCGGTCCCTCAAAAAAGGTGAACGGTATACCGTCTTCACGTGTGGAGAGGCTTTTTTCAAAAATGCGTTTCTCCTTCCACCAGTTTAGAGTTTCAACCTCAGCTTTAGGGTACGCCAGCTGTTTAACTTCTTCGAATTTTTTAGCCATAGAGAACGAAATCGCTCATCCTGAAAATTTGTAAAGTAAGCTCACAATATACGGAATGTTTCGCAATGGCAATACCATCCGGAACGGTGATTTTGCGGCCTATTAAGATCGAGGCGGGCTAAGATAGAAGGAGAACGGAAGAAAGTCAGGTTATAATTTATTTGAAGTGATACCACGGAGGCACGGAATATGGAATAGTGACATTACCATTCAGGACTATCATATCCCTGAAAGTTCCAAAACAGATTTTTATTGCCAAAGTCATCGAAAAAACCCAACACACCTCCCCTTTGCCTCCGCGGCAACCCTTCCCAGGTTGTCCGATAAGACAGAAAACTTGAATCTGAGCCGAATTCACTCAATCTTTCACTGTCAATCACACTCCGGTTCAGCCGCACTCTTATTCAATAATCATTATGACCGAAAATACTCCCATCACCAAAGAGAATCCCTTTAAAATCGTTTTTGTATGCCTTGGCAACATCTGCCGAAGTCCAACTGCAGAGGGCATTTTTCAGCACCTGGTAAATGAACGCGGGCTGGAATCGTATTTTTACATCGATTCGGCCGGTACTTCGGCCTATCATATAGGCGAACCGGCCAACAGCAAGAGCCGCCAGGTTGCGGAACGTCATGGAGTTAAGCTGCAATCACGCGCAAGAAAATTTGAACCGGAAGACCTGGAAGAGTTCGATCTCATCCTGGCCATGGATCGCGAAAACTATGACAACCTGAAACAGCTGGACCAGGATGACAAATATGGTGATAAAATTCTGCTGATGCGCGATTTCGATCCCCAGCCCGGCAATGGAGAGGTTCCCGATCCCTATTTTGGAGGCATGGACGGGTTTCAGAATGTGTTTGAGATCCTCAGAAGAAGCTCAAAAGAGCTGCTGGATGAACTGGAGGAGCGGGTGGAATGATGGATGATGGATGATGGGTGATGTGTGATGAGTGATGAGTGATGTTTCAACTAGATTTACGAAAATACAAAGAGTCCAGTTTAGAAGCGGTTAGAGAGTCTGGCCCTTGTCATTGTGATGAGTTTTTCGAAGTGGAGCAAAATGAACATCAAAAACCCGATTTGAAAGATCAGCAGAAAATTTGCTGAATCAACACCGAGAAAACTGATATCAAATTGTGGTATCCATGACGTAAGTACTACACCAAATACGATACCAATCAAAAAGAAAATCCAGGAGAAGGTAATTCCGCGTCTGTATCCTTCCCGAACCAATTCTTCACTGGTCTCAATCTCGTTTATCTTATTCATCACTTCATCCTCAAAGTCCGGAAAAGGCATGCTTCTTTGAGTTTCGGTGAGAAGTTCCTTAAGCATTTGGTCATACCGTTGATCACTCATGAGTATAATTCCTCCGGATTTAGATTAAACATACCTTCCATTAATTCTTTCATGCTTTTACGAGCCCTATGCAGGGTAACTTTTACCTTTGATGTACTCCATCCGGTAACTTCAACCATTTCATTTATGCTATACTCATCCAGATAAAAGAGCTTCAGAGACAAGCTTTCATCCGGCTTCATCCGGTCCAGAGTTTCATTGATATAAAACATTTTATGATCGTGATTAATCTTCTTGCTTGTGCGATTAACATCTGATGTCAGATTCGTTAACCCATCTGGCTTAAAGCGATCTTCGGGGCCTCTTTTTCTCATCATCTGATATGCTTCATTTACTACAATCCGATGAAACCAGGTTTTAAAAAGAGATTCTTTCTTGAATGATTTTAGATTCTCATAAGCTTTCAAAAAAGACCTTTGTACAGCATCTTTAGCTGCATGCTCGTCTTTCAATACGGATAAAGCCAGATTAAAGGCGCCATCCTGACATTCTCTGATGATATGCCGGAATGCATTCTTATCCCCCTCAAGAACCTGTGATATGTATCTATCCGGCATGGACAATTGATTTAACTATCCTTTTTCCCGGCATAATGAGCAATGATCATACCGATACCTCCGAATAAAAACATGAAAACCGGAATAATTTCTCCTCGCAAATCAACGATTGACTCAATAAGAATTCCAGTAAATATGCCAGTTGAAATGGCTGTAATTACTATTCCTAACCTAAGCCAAGGAAATCGGAACTTGAAATTAAAGCCTGATTCCTTATCAGGTACATCAATACCTTTTTCTATTAGCATCAAACGTTCTTTTTCCCGGGCCTGATGGGTAAAGAACCATGCAAGAAAACCGGCCGTTAAGAATGCAAGAAAGATGATTGTAAATGTTAGCTGACTCATATGTAAGCTGAATTTTGGATTTATGTTCGTTACTTAGATGCATCAGCTCACCAAAACGTTACAATTTATTTCCCAAGACTATCATCTGCAGATTATATCTGGATTTAAGATTTCAAGGTTTGTACAGAAAAAGCAACAAGACATCTCTAATCCTTATGAGAACCCGAGAATCTCAGTTCTCGATGTTACAATCCTCAGCCAAATTGCTAATATCCTGACTCAAAACTATCTTAATAACATGATTGATAAATCCGACATAGCAAAAATGAGCATTCCTGAACGCCTCAAGGCCATGGAATTACTGTGGGAATCAATATCCGACCACCCGGAAAGTATAGATTCGCCAAACTGGCATAAAGATATTTTAAACAAGAGAGAATCCCGGGTTGATTCCGGAAAAACAAGCTATTTGACCCTGTCAGAACTCAAGAGCCGAATGAAGAAATAGCTGCATGAAACATTTGCACATTCTATCTGAAGCGGCAGATGACCTGGAAAAAGCAAGAGATTTCTACGAATCCCAGGAAGAAGGCGCCGGCAACTATTTTGTGGAATCAGCATTCAGCGAGCTAAATGAACTGATGGAAACAGCCGGGATGCATCCGCTGTTTTTTGGATATCATCGAAAATTATTCAAAAAGTTCCCGTTTGCTATTTACTATCGCACAAATACAGATTTTATAGACATATATGCCATTTTGGATCTAAGGTCCAGACCTGGTTTTCTCGATGATGTACTCGAAGAAAGAGTGAAGTGACTAGTGATATGTGATGAGCGATGTGAGATGTTAGATGTTATTAAAAATGACAACTTTTCTCAGCGTCCTTTGCGCCTCTGCGGTAATATTTACCTTTTCATATGAACATACCAGATACGATTCGCAATAATTTACGTGATAAATACGGCATTCATGTATCATCTGCCAAAACAGTATCTGGCGGGAGCATTAATCAGGCATATCAACTCGAAACAAATCAGGGTGCTCTGTTCCTGAAAATTAATGTCTCAGCTCCTGAGGATTTCTTCGAAAAAGAAGCAGAAGGTTTGAAACTCCTGAAATCTGCCGGGAGTGGTTTACGCATACCCGAGGTGATTGCTGCGGAGAAGCCGATCAACGGCAGTCCAGGCTTTTTGTTGATGGAGTTTATTGACAGCGGTTCGTCCGGTGACTCTTTTGCATTCGGGGCAAACTTGGCTCACCTTCATCAAACCAATAGTGATCAATTCGGTCTTGATGCAGAAAATTATATCGGGAGCCTGCCTCAAAGCAATAATTGGCACTCAAACTGGCCGGGCTTCTTTTCGGAGGAGCGGATTCGTCCGCAGCTTCGTATGGCCATCAAATCGGGCAAAATGGATTCCCGGGTCCTGAAACAGTGGGATCGGATTGAACCCCTGCTGTATGACCTGATGCCGGAAACAGAGCCGTCCCTGATTCACGGTGATCTTTGGGGCGGCAATTACCTTTTTGATACCAACGGAGATGCAGTTTTGATTGATCCGGCCGTCTATTATGGCCACCCTGAGATGGACCTCGCCTTTTCCCACATGTTCGGAGGTTTTTCTGGAGAGTTTTATCGGGGATATGAATCTGTTTCACCACAACCATCCGGATTCAGCGAAAGAAAACCCTTGTATAATCTATATCCCTTGCTGGTTCATGTAAATTTATTTGGCGGGCATTATGTAAGTCAGGCTGAAGCCGTGTTGAAGAGGTTTGCTTAGCGCGGTTAGTTGTTTGTTGATGGGAGTTGGTGGTCTGTGGTAAGTTGTTAGTTGTCAGTTGTTTTTTTGTTGATATGTGAATGGGGTTTATGTTTTGTCATGAATCGGTCACTCAATTTCAGATTGTTGCTTTGAACCCCTCGATAAAAGCCGGGGCGTTGATCAAATAAAGGCTCGGGGTTGAAATAGTTGGCACGTCCTACCCCGCGCTTCGCACGGGGCTGATGATTGCGCGCTTTAAGCGCTGGGCAAACGTTTGGATGGCGGCGCTGGAAATAATTTTTCATGAATTATGGATTTTAAGTGCGCCGCTACTGCCCTCTCGTGCCTTGTCATCCCGAGTGAGAGATCCGTCAGCCGACGGAGATCGAATCGAGGGAACTCCCATCGTCTCATTTGGATAATCTTCCCACAAATCCATCTCCCAAAAATGAGGCTTTCAGTTATGATCGAGTACCCCATTGGAATTTGGTGCGTGTATTTTGGAATTTGATGTACCGAAATCTATCTATTGAACCCGCACCATTGCCTACAAACCGCATCATAAGCCTTGTACCTTCTCTCACCGAGCTGCTTTTTGATCTCGGACTGGATGACTCTGTTGCAGGACGCACCCGGTTCTGTATCCATCCGGAGAAGCGTATTGATAACGTGCCAATCATCGGAGGTACAAAAAATCCCCGCATCGAAAGAATCAGAGAGCTGGAACCGGATCTCGTAATTGCCAACAGGGAGGAGAACCGGAAAGAGGATGTGAAGGCCATTGAAGAGTTCTGCGAGGTGATGGTTACCGACATCAACACCATCGACGATGCACTGTTTGCAATTCACGATATCGGCGACCGATGCGGGACGAAAGAAAAAGCGGCGGAACTGATCGATGCTGTCAGGAAAGAGCTGCATCATGTGCCGGAAGAGCCCCTGTTGCGTGCCGCCTACATCGTCTGGAGAGAACCCTGGATGAGTGTCGGTAACGACACCTATATTCACTCTGTGATGATGCACTGGAAGCTGGAGAATGTTTTTTCAAACAGGACACGCTACCCAAAAACCACGCTGGATGAGCTGAATAAAGTGCAGCCGGATGTTATCCTCCTGAGCAGCGAACCCTATCCTTTCAGGGAGAAACACCTTGAAGAGGTAAGCAGCCGTTGCAAAGATTCAAGGGTTCTACTGGTAGATGGAGAGTGGTTCAGCTGGTACGGCTCCCGTATGCTGCCTGCATTCCGGAAGCTGAATGCTTTCAGAAAAGCCATAGGATGAGTTTACACGCTGGACCGATAGTAAATATTGTTCTGTAAGTTTATTATACATGAGTCCGTGATGATGTGTTTCCCGCCACCGCCCCGCAGGTAGTCATATAAAGATAGCGGGCTCATTTTCTGGACACGACTTTCCGGCCTGAACCGTTAACTGCTTTTGATTATCTTCATTCACATGAAAATGAATATCAAGGCACTTACCCTGTTTTTCGGGTTATTTCTCATAACCATGGCCTCACACCTGTCAGCTCAGTCGGGCTCCGCTGATACTGATGAGAAGGCTTTGGCGATGGAGTACTTTATTCAGGGGATCACCGATTTTGAAAATGAGGACTACGAACAGGCGCTGGATAATCTGACGGCAGCCCATGTACGATTATCAACCGACCCCGGAATCAACTATGCCCTTTCGGATGTGTATCTTGCAATGGGCGATTACAGTAACGCAGCCTATTATGGGCGTCTTGCCGCCGAAGCGGACCCTGAAAACAAGTGGTATCATCTGCAGCTGGCAGAAATCCACCGGCGGTCGGGGCGTAACACAGCCGCTATCGAAACACTCGACAACGCTCTCCGCTATCATCCGCGGGATCTGGACCTCCTGTTCATGAAGGCTGAAAGCTATGTAGAGTTTGGTAAACTGCTTCAGGCTAACGGTGTGCTCGATCAGATTCTGGAGATTACCGGGAGTGATTTTGAGATCCATCTCCGAAAATTCCGAAATTACAATGCCCTTGGAATGAATGAAGAAGCTCTCACTGAGCTGGAAGCCATGCGTGAGCTGAATCCGGGTAATTTATCTACTCTGCAAACAATCAGTCAGCTTTACCTGGAGCTTGGCGATGAAGACTCTGCACGCAA
This DNA window, taken from Rhodohalobacter mucosus, encodes the following:
- the purU gene encoding formyltetrahydrofolate deformylase, with product MGTGRNGHTITFLIQCPDKKGLVASISSFFYERDFNILSCQQYTDLLNGHYYMRLQVVLNDLTITRKQLEKEFDEFGNHFGLQWSVHYSDAVQKMAILVSKTSHCLYDLLLRWKENEMDCEIPVIISNHPDLESVADQFRVPFHCLPIKNGDKTSQEAQIRQILKRHHIDLVVLARYMQVLSPQFVDEYEERIINIHHAFLPAFQGGNPYERAHQRGVKMIGATAHYATEDLDEGPIIEQDVERVNHEMEPKSLKQIGRDIERIVLSRAVKAHLERRIIVSGRRTIVFSQGI
- a CDS encoding signal peptidase II, producing MSLRAKKYLFLFTPAVLVLIADQVTKRIILNSPDLQNKEIIEGWLAFNFTKNPGMALGMDWLSTPVISVVAILATIGIVTYILFTLDKANLGYLTCMGLIVGGALGNITDRILMGLYFGYGGVLEGHVVDFIHFTKTIGDWAVFPYIFNVADIAISTSIIILLVFHKKIMPLDEDESGTQTESTSEEPDMIDEALDPEKDN
- a CDS encoding TraR/DksA family transcriptional regulator; translation: MASSKDSKNPERISPYNDEELEYFRKIILKKRDEAEQELNTLQNLLRESMENASDESAYSFHMADAGTDAQEREKTYMLFNRTKKFVRYLDDALKRIDNKTYGVCKVTGKKIAKGRLEAVPHTQLSIEAKLKRR
- the ileS gene encoding isoleucine--tRNA ligase translates to MAKKFEEVKQLAYPKAEVETLNWWKEKRIFEKSLSTREDGIPFTFFEGPPTANGKPGIHHVMARTVKDLFCRYKTLKGFRVERKGGWDTHGLPVEIEVEKELGLEGRSQVEEYGMAEYNARCRESVLKYKDLWDDLTQRMGYWVDLEDPYVTFENDYIESVWWAFKQLYEKGLVYKGYKIQWYSPGSGTVLSSHEVSLGYKETQDPSIYVKFPLDADENVFFLAWTTTPWTIISNMALTVNPKLEYVKIRVSEGDITEYYILAKKCLEDAINHDYEIVETYSGKDLIGWVYKPVFDYALKEHPKESAWRVIEADYVTTEDGTGVVHTAPAFGADDYESGKKAGIPMFNPIDEEGRFTGQVPEYEGQWFKEADKEIARAIKEKGLMYHHETYLHNYPFDWRKGTPLMSYPVESWFIRTTDVKDKMVKLNSNINWKPASTGTGRFGTWLENNVDWAVSRQRYWGTPIPIWVSDLDPDYVECIGSVEELRRKAGISEDVEIDLHRPHIDEFTWKCPKGGTMRRIPDLLDVWFDSGAMPWSQWHYPFENKDKFKENFPADFIAEGVDQTRGWFYTLHALATMLFDKPAYKNVVSNGLVLDAKGEKMSKSKGNSVDPFEVIQKFGADTVRWYMMSNSSPWENLKFSEEGLQETQRKFFNTIVNTYSFFAMYANIDGFTYSGSPLPKTERTEMDRWIISRLNTTVKQVDEYLEEYEPTKAAREVEMFVEELSNWYVRRNRRRFWKEGKSLDKTAAYQTLYECLVNLAKLISPIAPYLGEWLYKKLNEVTGQDEDSVHLSFYPTVEETAIDRQLEHRMEVARTVSSLVLRVRNQIDVNVRQPLSRIILPMDEDERLVVEAVKDIILDEVNVKKIEFVDDDSGIVNKSAKPNYPLLGKRLGKQMKAVSSSINQLTTEEITRFENQGSIELTIEDGETVRLSSDELEIQRTGLEGWSVEAMDGITVAVDTELTPDLLKEGLSREFINRVQNMRKEADFDVTDRIVIGFEGSDKLSEAVRYAMDTIKSETLAEEISSALLDVSDFVKTWDIEGSECEISIRRTTNK
- a CDS encoding low molecular weight protein-tyrosine-phosphatase: MTENTPITKENPFKIVFVCLGNICRSPTAEGIFQHLVNERGLESYFYIDSAGTSAYHIGEPANSKSRQVAERHGVKLQSRARKFEPEDLEEFDLILAMDRENYDNLKQLDQDDKYGDKILLMRDFDPQPGNGEVPDPYFGGMDGFQNVFEILRRSSKELLDELEERVE
- a CDS encoding RNA polymerase sigma factor, producing the protein MPDRYISQVLEGDKNAFRHIIRECQDGAFNLALSVLKDEHAAKDAVQRSFLKAYENLKSFKKESLFKTWFHRIVVNEAYQMMRKRGPEDRFKPDGLTNLTSDVNRTSKKINHDHKMFYINETLDRMKPDESLSLKLFYLDEYSINEMVEVTGWSTSKVKVTLHRARKSMKELMEGMFNLNPEELYS
- a CDS encoding DUF6249 domain-containing protein; this translates as MSQLTFTIIFLAFLTAGFLAWFFTHQAREKERLMLIEKGIDVPDKESGFNFKFRFPWLRLGIVITAISTGIFTGILIESIVDLRGEIIPVFMFLFGGIGMIIAHYAGKKDS
- a CDS encoding addiction module protein yields the protein MIDKSDIAKMSIPERLKAMELLWESISDHPESIDSPNWHKDILNKRESRVDSGKTSYLTLSELKSRMKK
- a CDS encoding fructosamine kinase family protein; the protein is MNIPDTIRNNLRDKYGIHVSSAKTVSGGSINQAYQLETNQGALFLKINVSAPEDFFEKEAEGLKLLKSAGSGLRIPEVIAAEKPINGSPGFLLMEFIDSGSSGDSFAFGANLAHLHQTNSDQFGLDAENYIGSLPQSNNWHSNWPGFFSEERIRPQLRMAIKSGKMDSRVLKQWDRIEPLLYDLMPETEPSLIHGDLWGGNYLFDTNGDAVLIDPAVYYGHPEMDLAFSHMFGGFSGEFYRGYESVSPQPSGFSERKPLYNLYPLLVHVNLFGGHYVSQAEAVLKRFA
- a CDS encoding helical backbone metal receptor yields the protein MPTNRIISLVPSLTELLFDLGLDDSVAGRTRFCIHPEKRIDNVPIIGGTKNPRIERIRELEPDLVIANREENRKEDVKAIEEFCEVMVTDINTIDDALFAIHDIGDRCGTKEKAAELIDAVRKELHHVPEEPLLRAAYIVWREPWMSVGNDTYIHSVMMHWKLENVFSNRTRYPKTTLDELNKVQPDVILLSSEPYPFREKHLEEVSSRCKDSRVLLVDGEWFSWYGSRMLPAFRKLNAFRKAIG